CTGCTTCTTCCTGAAACCCCACAAAAATGACAGTCAAAGGATTTTCTTCAAACATAAAACCTACCAGAATGAAAAGGACAGGAAATATTTTAGTAGCAGCAAAATGTTGGATGCTGCGAAGGAAAAGGCAAGTCAGTTGGGGAGTATCGGTGAGTATCGGTGATCCGTCTGATTTCACCACAGAGCCCCCCAAAAGGCCAGGCAACTGGCAACACTAGCTGTCTGTAGAGCGAAGTCTGAAGACAGACTAAACCCACACACTGCCCTGAAAGTCTGTTTAAGGTAATAAACGCCACAGATCTCCTCTTACCACATCGTCAGGCAACTGGTGCTTCCCCACCTCAGCATGAGATTGGAAGCTTAttctctgaagaaataaaacaaaaggtctCTGGACTGGAGGAATATCAGGCATATTTGAACATGCCAGTATCCTACTAAAAACAGAAGGATGCCCAGGAATCCCGGCTTCCAGAAGAGAGAGGAATTCCCAGCATAAGAACAAGAGAAGATCCCAGAGTAATGGCTCAACACTAGTATACTGAGAGCAATGGGTCTCGATGGGGATAAGtcagaaagttccagaaaagaCTTATGGTTGGGGGGGCGAGCGGTGGGAATAACACTGAGAAAGTAATGGATATGTTTGCCAAGAGGAGATGTAGGGAACTGGGGGAAAGTGTGGGGCTGTAATTAGTGAGACATTGCTGaaaattaagcaaacaaacagTACACATTAACCggagggaaaacaaaggaaaagtcGTAGTCAACGAGGTGGTTCAACTGTGAATAACAGTTCTATAGTTTAAATAACTTAAACACTGCCAACTTACAAACAAAATTAAGatatagctatttttttaaaatgtatagggAGGGAATGTTGACATATAtattgggggggggtggaataaagaaaaaaaaaaaccttcagtgtTCATTTGAGAAATCAATAGGTAATGCCTAAAACTGGAAATTCAAAAAACGGTAAAATAAACATActgagaaagatgaaaagaaagaaatacttggCGTTTTTTAGTACCTTTGCTTCCAGGCAGTGGGGAAccgggaaggggagggaggggtaagGGGGAAAACACATATGGGGGGGCTTCTAGGCAGAGAGGAGCTACTGTTTCACAGGATCTTTATGCTCTCTATAGGACCAATGACCATAGAAACAAATTTTCCTACAACTGGATTCAAAGTACTGGATCGTAATAATAAAGAAGATAGGAGGAAAAGTattctgaaggaaattaaaataaaaatcctcatgAAGAGGGTAAAAGGACCAATTAAACGTAGACTTTGTTTAACCTGAAAATTGACTGAGctcagtaaagaaaataaaaaatacaagataaaccGAATcaaagaaaggagacaaaaatgaagagaatgataaatttaagaaaaaaacaaaaaatggcagAAACTTAAATAGATCGGTCAtcacaataaatttttaaaaagagaatcacTGTTAAAATACAGagtggggcgactgggtggctcagtccgtttaGCGGCCAGCCCTCGATTTCGGCTCATttcgtgatctcagcgtcctgagatggagccctgcctctggcttggagctcagtgtggcatctgcttgaggtttcctcccccttcctctgcccctccccctgcttgagagctctctctctctcttaaagaaattatttttaaatataaaatggattgatttttttaaacctaactaTAAACAGTTTATAAGAGCTtcacttaaaatgtatatacatgtatttcaGACAGATTCTTTAAATTCTTAGAAAACCTACcaacaaaaagttttaatttttttttttaaaaagcctgtgaACTTTATGGATCTAATAACACAACTTGGTACTATCCAAACAACAATGGACAGAATTATGttgtaggatttttttctctgtcgGTGCTCGCAGTTCTTGAAGAGATAAACcagacagagtggtgggcagcaaagcgaAGTTTATTGAGCTATAGCAAAGTGATAGAACAAagctctatttaaaaaatgagagaagaaaccCAAAGGGATAGCCATCAAAggttctaaatctttttttttttttaagatttatttatttatttatttatttgacagacagagatcacaagtagccagagaggcaggcagagagagaagaggggaagcaggcttcccgccaagcagagagcctgatgtggggctcgatcccaggaccctgagatcatgacctgagccgaaggcagaggctttaacccactgagccacccaggcaccccaaaggttCTAAATCTTAaggggtttttatgggcttgttggtaagctgttttaatctgattaaccctcctatgcctgtcatccaatcaggtttttgtcaccTATCTATCATATGGGAGACAGGGGAGCGCTCCTTTTggggtggtgtaaaatccttttgaGGGTGGGTTCCTCTTGAGggactgtgggggtggggtgccttATTCGGGCCTGCCTTCCAAATATCCTTGGCCAATTACACTAAGGAATTAACAAGCCCATAAACCTGGGAGATTTTAATTCATCTCTCAAAAACTGATaaaccaagatttaaaaaataaggatttggAATATATTAAAACCTTACATAGGAGGGAAAGCAAGATAGAAACTTGCATTCCCAAAGACATAAATAGCCTCTTCAAGCAAATATTGGCCACATGGAAAGCCACTGAGGAAATCAAAACCAATTTCATAGAACTGACctttaaaatgaagtcatatggaCTGTAGAAAAATTGGGAAATGTGGatattttaaagcacaaaataaaaattatttgtcctccccctctgcctggagATGGCCTCCTTTAATATTTGACATATTTCCTTTCggtctttttcaaaatgtgtatttatacctgcttttctttttcttcccttatttttttcATAGGGAGATTTGCTGCATATTCCTTTTGTGTCCTGTTTTATTTGCACGCAATGTCCTAGTTTATATCTGCTGTAAGGGCACTAGGCTCCCTGGAGTTTATTTGCATTCCAGAGCCAGGCTAACGGAAGGAGTATGCGCTCCGTGCGATAATGCGCGGCTCTCAGGAGAAAGTGAGTATTCACGGCGATAAGATGTGTTCGCCCTTAGGTAAACCAGAAGAAAAGTGGCGACAGAATGCAATACAGGAGAGGTGGAGAGGAAGTTATCAGAGTTGAAGCAAAAGCCAGATGGTCCCTCTACCAAAAACGACCCTGGTgcctcctcccacaccccccaaTTCAGAACCTGCAGGATCCGGGCGGAGGAAATGCTCACTCACACCCGGCGGACCCCTGAGAGGACAGGCCCACCAGTCCCCCGTGCGGAGCGAGGGGAGAGGAGGTGCTAACTAGGGGCGGAGGAAGAAGCCAAAGGACAGGCCCTGGGAGAATGGAGATGTGGAAGAACAAGACAGAATCAACACGGGGCCCCTCAAAGGACGTCGAGTCTTCGGCCCCGCCTCCCCTCACCACACTCCCATCGCTAAATAAAGTCACAATTGTCTGTGTACTGCATCTGGACCCTTCCGGTGTCAACGCGGTCCAACCCCGCAGCACAGGTCAGGGTGCACGAGCCCGGGGCGAGGACGAACCAGCCCGGGAGCGATGGGCGCGGCGGCTCTTAGGGCGCGGCGACTGGAAGGAAGCCACGTCCCAGCCCTTCTGCTGCGGCTTGTGTCGGGAAAGCCGTGCCCTGCGGCAGCGGATGTCTCGGGTTTCTCCCGCCTCCAGCGCTCCCACCCAGCGGAACCTGCCCCAGGCGAGCCGCGCCCCCGAAGGGACGAGGACTTAAGGCTTAAGCAAGCCTTGCTTCATGTAATTTCTGCTGAATGCCTGCTTGACACACCGGAGGACTTGATACATTTTAACtgttgctattctttttctttaggtaTGCCCACTTGCTACAGTGATGTGAGGCACAGGCTTTGGTTTAAAAAGTCCtgggtttaggggcgcctgggtggttcagtaggttaaaacctctgccttcggctcaggtcatgatctcagggtcctgggatagagccctccatccggctgtctgctcggcggggagcctgcttccccttctttctctttgcctgcctctctgcctacttgtgatctctgtcaaataaataaataaaaatctttttaaaaaaataagtcttgggTTTAAATCCTTCCTCAAATCCCACTTATTAACTACTTGGCTGTGGCAGAGTGGATTTGCCACCACTCTAAatctgtttcctcagctgtaaaatggaattAATGTTACCTACTTTATGGGATTGAATTGGCTAAtctatgtaaagcacttagcatagtgcccagCCTGCAGTTAATGGTAGGAATTAGAATTACCATTTAACATATGGTTGTTGGTGTTTCTcgtttctccccccccccccccgcaactacttcttctccctctctcttaattaaatattttggggTGAGGGAGGCATTTCTTTTGAGACCATTTGGAAATCTATTCCTGTTTTTAAGTAgcctcatttttccattttagttcATCTTAGTATAATGCATCCATGCTTTCTAGTGTGGAGGGcagagatttaaagaaatatagaaataagtGAAGTTACATATAGCTCACGTGTCCTTCAATAGATACCTGTATCAATACAAACAAGGAAGCAGACAAAAGAGAGTGGATCCACAAAGGCTTTATAAAGGAAGTGACTCTTCAGCGTCATCTTGAAATATAAAGGTTTGGAATCAGATAACCCTGTATTTGGACCTGTGCTCAGCCACTGACTAGCTGTGGGTGAATTAGCTTACCATCTGGCCCGAGTGTCAGTCACCTTGGGTATTCAGTGATGATACTAACACCCACCTACAAATTGAGTGGGATTAAATTAGCTGATAAATGTGAAAGCCCAGGAAATTGACAGATAGTAAATTATTAATACATGCTGCGTCTATTAGCTTCCAACCCTCTCCCATCCTGTCTTCTGCATTACCTTCTCCCTACTAACtcctccatcctccctccccctctcagcCTTAATTTAGTTTGCTATCACCTGGAAACCTAATACCCGTCCTAGCtactaagaaaaatataaagccagggtgcctgggtggctcattcgattaagtgtctgccttcagctccggtcatgatcccagggtcctgaaattgggtcccgcatcaggctccctgctcagtgggcagcctgcttctccctctccctctgcctttctccctgctcattctctctctctctcaaataaataaataaaatctgaaaaaagaaaaatataaagccgCCCGAGTTGCAGGTTGACATCTGATCATTAATGGTCCATTAATGAAGATATTGATCCATGGACAACTTCTGAAAACAACTGCCCCTGTTGTCCAGAGCATGccttaaagcatatttttccagctttttgaGAAAAGTGAAACGCAGGTTTGAAACAGAAGTCTTGCCGAAGCTTGAGATCAATTTCACCTATACCTTCTCAACCTACCAACCCTAAAGACTCTGTCACTTAAAATGAGGTTAGTCCAATAATATGTGCTCTTCTACGATTTGACCtgtgaccatttttttttaagtattctatttatttatttgatggagagagagaaagagagcgcacataagcagggggagccgcagagggagagggagaagcaggtttgctgagcagggagctagctgcagggcttgatcccaagaccccaggaccatgacctgagtcaaggcagaagttcaactaactgagccacccaggcgccccgacttgtGACCGTTTTTTACTGACTTTTGGGGGGGgacaacaaattaaaatttgaaatctcCCAAGCCGATCCTTTGTTTTGAATGATgaggatttcatttcttcatgtaaACCACCATGCCAAGAAGGCATGGAGGAGAATTGAGTTTGCTTCTCTAGAGAGGAAAAGGCTAGGAGGGGACATTAATCCTGGCCCGAAGCCTGTGATGGAACATCCTCTGTAGCACAGAATTGACCTGAGGATATTGTCCCTTTAGCCAATAAGCACTagagaaggaaaaccagagaTCAAAGCCTCCCTGACCACCCCTGCTGGGAACATAGTCAATCCTGATTTCAACTAATAATGTATTCTCATCTGAAACCAGGTCCAGCCTGACCTTATCaacttcctgcttccctcctgcagACAACTCTCCTCGAGTCCTCATCTGCCTGATTTTCAACAGCATCCCCTGATGGCCTTCATTCCCTCTCTACCTCCCCCATCAACAATGAACTAAGGATTGGGGACAGCAACACCGAGCTTGCCTTCCAAGTGTTGACCATCTTGGAACCCACAAGGTGATTACCATAGAAAATCAAGTAAAGCTAAACATCACTAAAAGGCAGCACACATGAAGAGTAGGGGTATGAGTTTCTTCCAGCTTCAGGGGGAAAGGCCTTCACTAAGAGCCGAGCTGCCcaaagggggctcctgggggaaAATCCACTCTTCCTCTCCATTGTGTGGGGTCACTAGTTTAGAACAGTTAAGGACATGAACTTCGAGTCAAACTGCCAGGGTCTGAAACTCAGCTCAGTCCATAACTAGCGTGTGGCCCTGGCAAATGACTTCACCtacctgggcctcagtctcctcctccctAAAATGGGGACAGTGATAATGTCCCCCTGTCGCACAGACCTGGGGTGCGGATAAACTGAGTGCAGAGATGTGAAACACGTGGTATATAGTAAATACGAATCAGGGCTACCGACCCTTGTAATTACGACTCGGTGTTACTGAGAAGAAGCAATGGACAAAGTGAGGCGCGCCATCCTGTCTACGCGATTAACTCATGCTGCCCGGGGAGGAGCGAGCGTGTTAAAGGCACCGTCTGGGACGGCTTGTATAATGTCATCCTCAAGCAAAATGCCTTGTAATTGGCGCAGCTCCTAACACACACGTCCGCCCGAGCATGCACGCGAGGCGGGGCTGCTCGGCTGCGTGGTCTGGGTCTGGTCTGTAAACAGCCGCGGGCGAGCCCGCGCGGCGTGTCCGCTCGGGCCGCCGGGTGAGGCTGCGTCTCTGGGTGtcaccgacacacacacacacacacacacacacactgataggAACCCTGCTTCGACGTGCGTGTCACGGCTTAAAAATAGAGGCTAAGCCGTCAGCCGGTCTCGCAGCGGCagcgggcgggggcggcggcggcggcggcaggagaGTCATGGCCGTGGCGCTCGCTGCGCCTGCCCTCGGCCTCCGGGACTGAGACCCCGCGCCGCGCTCGCACCGAGGTAGAGGggctgcggggcgggggcgggggcaggggcgggggcgggggcaggggcgggggcgggggcgggggtgggggtggtcgcCTCCCTCGCGGCGCGCAGAGGCGCACGGCTCGGGGCTGGGGGTGGTTGGGGGGGAGGACCGAAGGCGGGGACGCGGAGCCGAGCCCGCCGAGCTCCCCCGGgctccctccctgcacccccagcGCCGGGCTGTCTGGGCTGGCCGCGGCCGGGGCTACAGCCATGAACCTGTTAGAACCGCCGCGGCGGTGGGCGGGCGGCCGGCGGGAGGGATGCGGCGGACGCGGACGCCTGGACGCGGTGGATGGGGTTGGAGAAGGCCGAGGGGGGTACCCCGGGACGGAATGGGGCTCCTCCAGCCCCGGGGAGAAATAGAGTCCCAACGAGCTCCTTCCTACCTGTGAGCTCCTTCCCGCTTCCCCTTTACCATGTAGTGTCCATCACCCGAGCAGCAGAAGCTATTTCGAGACACCGTTCTTTGGGGATAAAGTGATGGGGTCTTTAGGAGCGAGGAGACAAGGCAGGTGATGTTGATGATGGTCGAacgatgatgatggtggtggtggtgattccGATGGTGGCTATGGTGCTATTATCTCTGTGGTCTCTCCACACCCCAGCCTTTGCAAAAATCTCTCTCCCTGAACACCCTAAGGTCCAGGCTCCCCTCAGCAGCCCTGATCCTAATGCCCCTGCACGCTAAGACCTGTTATTGCGTGGTCTCCCCTGGCCTAAGGGAAAGGAGAGCTGGGGGCCCTGGCTCACGGGGAGGGATGAGTTCACAGAGTGTGTGCAGGTCAAAGATGGCCTCTAGCTAGTAGACTTTCGGTTGAGGACCAGGAAGGGAGCGAAAAGGGAATCCTTGGGACCAGCCCACCCTGGtgatgggagaggaggaggagaaaggggctcTTATCACAATGGCCTCTCTGCCTGAAGGACCCTGGCCAAGTCTCAAAGGCTGGCCCTTCCCAGCTCTGCCGTTCTGAACAAGCTCCCACTTTCAGAAAGGCCAGCCGTCCACAGAGAGTCCAGGGAGCACCTGCTAAGCCCCTCACTGCCAGCCCCATGCCCCGCATAGGGTCACTTGACTTCACCAGCAATACAGATGGCCATTTCAGCCTCTGAGACCCTGGCAGGAGCCCTCATCCGTCCCCTTCTTCAGCCCCTAGCCTCCgcctctccccccacacccagACACATTACTCCAGCCCTGCTTGACTCAGAAATGAGAGATGAGGTTTGATCAGTGATTTCTGCATGCTGATCGAAGGAGAGTGGTTTGGCCGTTGCGCACATACCTTGGAACCCTCTTCCATTAGTGCATGCCTTCAGCAAGTGTTTTTCAAAAACTTACACTTCCTCTTTATTGCTGTTCCCCCACTTTCCCAGCCCCCAACATACACATCCCACAGTAGGCCTAACTCTGAGGCAGTGGTAGGGCAGGAATGGGTTAAAGTAGCCCATCTCTCTGGTGCTGAGAATCGGGCTTGGCATATGTCATGGCCCCAGCTGCTGCTGTCTTCCCGCTAATTCCCTCCGGATGGGTCCAGAGCCACCCCCCCATTGCCATCCTAgctccctgggctctctgcctggagCCCCAGGCAGATGAGACCCAGATTCCGGCTGGCAAGAGCTCCCACAACGGGCACTGCCACCCAAAtatcaaatgtgtgtgtgtgtgtttatgtgtgtgtgttgggagtgggggtggagtgGCGGAGCAGAAAGCCAGCAGCTGGGCAGCTCCCTCTCCCCGTAAACAAGGACATGTGACTCCCACCTCCTTGCCTGGCTGAGCCAAAGAGCAGAAAGGAGCCACtgcagctagagagagagagtaattgtggtgccccccaccccacccccagggccagaGTTCCCTTCCCTCCCTTGAGAGGCTTCTCCCCAGGGCCCCGCCCAGCTGGCAAGAAGGGAAGCAGCTGCTCGGGACCCAGTCAGGTGTGTCTCcgttccctccctcctgcagcaACAGCCACGGGAGACTGACCTGTCAGCAGCTCGAGGACACGCCTGCAGCTGCCTCTGAGATGTGCCCTGGTAACTGGCTCTGGGCCTCCATGACTTTTATGGCCCGCTTCTCCCGGAGCGGCTCAAGGTCTCCCGTTCGCACTAGAGGGGCCCTGGAGGAGATGCCCTCGGTTCAACATCCCTTCCTCAATGTCTTTGAGTTGGAGAGGCTGCTCTACACAGGCAAGACCGCCTGTAACCATGCCGATGAGGTCTGGCCGGGCCTCTACCTCGGAGACCAGTACGTAGCCGGCAGCCCGGGGTCAtggctgtgtgtggggggggggggggggggggttacgcACGCAAGAAGGAGAAGGGTGGCGGGGAGGCCCTGAGTCGTGTTGTTGGTTCCAGgttgaggagggaggggcaggggtgcatGGGCAGAGAGTGGAGGCTGGAGGGTTtgggggagctggggcagggTTATTGATATGCCCAACTCTGGACAGCTAGTCTCTGTTTAAGCAATAATGCCACTCACTTAGCAAAATTAATTACTGAGTGCCGATGTCATGCAGCGGACATCACAGATGACTTCCCTGACCTTCCGTCTGTGGTGCCGTGATGCTGGTGAAGGGCAGCCATTGGGGGCCAGGAAGTGGGCGGCAAGCCGAGGGGGTGTCCAGGCAAAGCCGCAGTACACGCAGACGTTCTGGGGCTTGGGGGCCCTGGAGAGAAGAGCATCCAGGGAAGAGTCCCcctcacttttctctctctcaagggcTTCATTGTGTACAAGGAGttttcacatgcattttctctcttaatcttcacaacagcctTGGGAGGTAGGTACCACTGCCCTCAGGTTACAAAAggcaaaactgaagctcagagatgttgtgactggcccaaggtcagaTGGGTCgtaagtagcagagccaggacttGGAGGTTCAAGTTCAGTGCTCGTTGTACTTGAGGAGTTTGCACTGGACAGAGCATTGGCCCTGAGGTATGGCCATGTTGCCTGAGAGGCGTCTGGCACTAAGCTGAGGGAGATGGGCCAGAGGAACACCCCAAGGTGATGTCATAAGACAGGGTCGTATGAGCATAGAACAACTGGTAGAACGTGAGAAGGTTCTGGGTATCAAAGAGAGTAGAAAGCAacaggggaggggcgcctgggtggctcagtgggttaagcctctgccttcggctcaggtcatgatctcagggtcctgggatcgagcctcgagcctgcttccccctctctctctgcctgcctctctgcctacttgtgatctctctctctctctttctctcaaataaaatcttgaaaaaaagagaaagcaacagGGGAGTTAGGTGTGGGAGCCAGGGTCAGAATACTATCACCTCCAGGTTAGCAGGGAGGTTGAACATGAGCTGTTCCAACAACCCAGCCAAGGTCCAGATCCCCACTGGTGCACTGACCTCCATGTTGACCTTTTCTGTCTCTGCTTGAATACCCCAATGACGGGAGAGTCATTCCCCTCAAaggtgtttctgtttttcttcagcTGGATTTCATGGTTAGTACATACCTCCATGCACGAAGTACAGAACCACTCAGTCCTGCCCACAAATCAAGTAAAATCCCACTGCCTTGGAGGActctttcagtattttacatTATGGCTACAGTTAGCCACTCCACTAGTCTTCTCTTCTCCAGGCAGAACCTCCCCCAGAACTCTCAACCCTCGCTCTAGGATGAGACTCCAGGTCGTTGCCATCTTGGTTCCCTGCTCTGGGTCCTCCGGAGGTGTGGCAGAGGCCTAGAGCTGGTGACCTTAGCGAGGCGGCGGACAGGGTGGAGGCCACAGCTTCTTGGCCCGGAGCCTAGCCGCCTTTACCGTCTGCTCTACGCAGGGACATCGCCAACAACCGCCGGGAGCTCCGCCGCCTGGGCATCACGCACGTCCTCAATGCCTCACACAGCAGGTGGCGAGGCACCCCCGAGGCCTACGAGGGGCTGGGCATCCGATATCTGGGTGTCGAGGCCCATGACTCGCCGGCCTTTGACATGAGCATCCACTTCCAGGCAGCTGCCGACTTCATCCACCGGGCGCTGAACCAGCCAGGAGGTAGGAGGGGGCGGccgggggagggaaggagccagggACATGGAGTCGGGGGAAAGCCAGAGGGCTCAAGGCAGGAGAGATTTGAGCGACAGGACAGAGGCTCCGGATCTGATATGAAGGCCAAAAAGCCACTGTCATCTGTTTGTAAAAGGTGGTGCATGAGAACACGAGAAGGAAAGAATCCACAGTGTTCATGGAGGCCGATGCTAATGTACTTGATACACTCGGGCAGATCACCACTCTGTGCGAGACTCGGTTTTGCATTAGTGACGAGCATCTGTCTCCCTGGGAGCCCTTTTCAGGCTCCCGGAGGCTGAGCTGCTGTGTGCTATGGGTCTGCGTATCCCGTCCAGGCATCCCAGGGGTCAGCATTCCTCCCGCCCGCAGTCTGCAccctgcttccccgtctccctCCTCACCCAACCCTGTAGCCCTCGCCGCCTCCAGCCCACCACATACGGTCCCACGGCCGCCTCGTGTGTCTGTCCTCGCAGGGAAGATCCTGGTGCACTGCGCCGTGGGCGTGAGCCGGTCCGCCACGCTGGTGCTGGCCTACCTCATGCTGTACCACCACCTCACCCTTGTGGAGGCCATCAAGAAGGTCAAGGACCACCGAGGCATCATCCCCAACCGGGGCTTCTTGCGGCAGCTCCTGGCTCTGGATCGCAGGCTGCGGCAGGGTCTGGAGGcatgaggggaggggacaggaggtcAGGCCAGGTGCATTTGGCCCTGGCTCCCAGCTGGAGAGAGGAGGCCCAGATATCCCATCCTCTCCTGTGGGCAGGAGAGCAAGAGGGCTGGGGCTCCCACCACTGCTGCTGTTGGtcgggaggggctggggggtgaggcTGGCTGGTGTGCTGGGCACCCAGGAGGGAGCTGACCGGGGAAGGAAGCAGCTAAAGCTGTAAGTAGACGGCAGTCCTCGGACTCCGACACCCTGGATTCTAGCCAGGCTGCTCCCAGTCACCCAGAGCCCCCTCCGCACCCTCCCCCATTGTGCCCAAGTGTTCCCCCTCGCTCATTTAAGAACACAAGTGTCATCTCTGTCCCGTGCCTGTGCAGGGAGTCAGGGATGCTGCAAGCACGAACGCCATGCCATGGTGTAGATATGTTGTGTAGATGGTGGTGTCGAGACAGACGGTAAAGAGAGGGTGTGAAAAGCTGTGAAACCAGAGGGAGACACTCACAGACTTGTTACTCCAAGCGCAGGAAGAGAAGGTGTGGGAGTATTGGCGCTGTGCCCG
The nucleotide sequence above comes from Mustela erminea isolate mMusErm1 chromosome 21, mMusErm1.Pri, whole genome shotgun sequence. Encoded proteins:
- the DUSP26 gene encoding dual specificity protein phosphatase 26; the encoded protein is MCPGNWLWASMTFMARFSRSGSRSPVRTRGALEEMPSVQHPFLNVFELERLLYTGKTACNHADEVWPGLYLGDQDIANNRRELRRLGITHVLNASHSRWRGTPEAYEGLGIRYLGVEAHDSPAFDMSIHFQAAADFIHRALNQPGGKILVHCAVGVSRSATLVLAYLMLYHHLTLVEAIKKVKDHRGIIPNRGFLRQLLALDRRLRQGLEA